AATTTGCGCTCCGGATCACAAAAGAGAGCCGCCCTCCCGGGCGGCTCTCTCATTTTCCAGATGGGGTGCCTTACTTCGCAGCCTTGGCGGCCTTGATGGCCTCGATCAGCATGGGGGTGACCTTGAACAGGTCGCCGCAGATGCCGTAGTCGGCAATCTCGAAGATGGGCGCAGTGTCGTTCTTGTTCACCGCGATGATGCACTCGGAGTCCTGCATACCGGCCTTGTGCTGGATGGCGCCGGAGATGCCCAGGGCGATGTACACCTTCGGATGCACCGTCTTGCCGGTCTGGCCCACCTGATGGTCGGCAGACAGCCAGCCGGAGTCGATGGTGGCACGGGAGCCGCCCACGACGCCGCCCAGGACGTCCGCCAGCTCCTCAGCCAGCTTGATACCGCCCTCGACATCCTTGCTGATGCCGCGGCCCACAGACACGATGTAGTCCGCGCCGATCAGGTCCACCAGCTTCTTGGCGGCCTTCACGACCTCCACAACCTCGGTGTTCAGGTCGCTCTCGCTCAGCTGGAAGCTGGGCTTCACGATCTCGCACGCATCCGCCTTGGCCTGGTCGAAGACGTTCTTCTTCATCACGCCGGGGCGCACCGTCGCCATGCAGGGACGGAACCGCGGGCAGATGATGGTGGCCATCAGGTGGCCGCCGAAGGCCGGACGGGTCATCTTCAGGTTCCGGTCCTCCATATCCCACTTCTGGCTGTCCACGTCCAGGGTGCTGGACTCACGCAGGAACTGGATGTAGTTCGCCACATCCACGTCCAGGTGGGTGCAGTCGGCGCACAGGCCGGTATGCAGACGGGCCGCGCAGCGGGGCCCCAGGTCACGGCCGATGTTGGTGGCGCCGATCAGGAACGCCTCGGGCTTCAGATCCTCGATCACGTCGCAGATGACCTTGGCATAGGCATCGGTGTTGTAGACGGCCAGCAGGGGGCTCTCGCACACCAGCACCTTGTCGGCGCCGTAGCCGCCCAGCTCCTTGGCAGCGGACTCGATGCCCTCGCCGCCCAGCAGCAGGCCGCACAGGTTCACGCCCAGCTCGTCGGCCAGGTCGCGGCCCTTGGAGATCAGCTCAAAGTCGGTGGGCATCAGTTTGCCCTCGCGCTGCTCGCAGAAGACCCACACATCCTTGAAAGCAGCGATATCAGCGCTATTGAAATTGGACATTGTTCAAATACTCCCTTCTCAGATGATGTGCTTGGCGGCCAGAATGGAAGCCAGCTCCTCGCAGGTCTCTTTGCCGGCACCCTCCAGCATCTTGCCGGCGCCCTTCTGGGGCGGGGTGAAGCTCTTGAAGATGTTGGTGGGAGAGCCCTTCAGGCCGATGGTGGTGGCGTCGATCAGGGGATGATCCTTCAGCTTCTCATAGTCAAAGGTCTCCAGCGGCTTGTTGTAGGTGGCATAGATGCCGTCGATGCTCATATAGCGGGGCTCGTTCAGCTCCTTGATGCAGGTAAGCAGGCAGGGAGTCTTGACCTTGATGGTCATGTAGCCGTCCTCCAGCATCCGCTTGACGGTGATGGTGTTGCCGTCCTTGGTGATGTCGGCGGCGTAGGTCACCTGGGGCAGGTGCAGCTTCTCAGCGATCTGGGGGCCCACCTGGGCGGTGTCGCCGTCGATGGCCTGCCGGCCGCACATGACGATGTCGTCCTCCTCCACACCGATGGTGGAGATGGCGGCGGCCAGGATCTGGGAGGTGGCGTATGTATCGGAGCCGCCGAACTCGCGGGCGGATACCAGGACACCCTCGTCAGCGCCCATGGCCATCAGCTCCCGCAGCATGCCGGCTGCCGGGGGCGGACCCATGGTGACGACCATGACCTTGCAGCCGGTGGCATCCTTCAGCTTCAGGGCAGCCTCCACGGCGTTCATGTCATCGGGGTTGGTGATGGTCTGCATGGAGGCACGGTTCAGGGTGCCATCCGGGTTCACCGCCACCTTGCCGGAGGTATCGGGGACCTGCTTGACGCAAACAATGATCTTCATAATTCGTTCTTCCTCCTCTTACAGGCCGATATTGCCGGAGATGACCACACGCTGGATTTCGCTGGTGCCCTCATAGATCTCGGTGATCTTGGCGTCGCGCATCATGCGCTCCAGGGGATAGTCCTTGGTGTAGCCGTAGCCGCCGAACATCTGCAGCGCCTTGGTGGTGGTCAGCATGGCGTGCTCAGAGCAGAACAGCTTGGCCATGGCCGCCTCCTTGGTGAAGCGCTTGCCCTCGCCCTTCAGCACGGCGGCCTGATAGGTCAGCAGGCGGCCCGCCTCGGAGCGCATCGCCATGTCGGCGAAGGTGAACTGGGTGTTCTGGAACTTGCTGATGGGCTTGCCGAACTGGACACGGCCCTTGGTGTAGGCCATGGCCTCTTCCATGGCGCCCTCGGCAATGCCCAGAGCCTGGGCCGCGATGCCGATGCGGCCGCCGTCCAGGGTCTGCATGGCGATCTTGAAGCCCTTGCCCTCCTGGCCCAGCAGGTTCTCCTTGGGAACGATGCAGTCGGTGAACACGATCTCGGCGGTGGGGGAGCCGTGCAGGCCCATCTTCTCTTCGTGCTTGCCCACGGAGAAGCCGGGGAAGCTGCTCTCCACGATGAAGGCGGAGATGCCGCGGGTGCCCTTGGACTTGTCGGTCATGGCGAAGACCACGAACACGTCGGCCACGTAGCCGTTGGTGATGAAGATCTTGGAGCCGTTGAGGACATAGTGGTCGCCGTCCAGCTTGGCCTCGGTCTGGCCCTTGGCGGCGTCGGAACCGGCGTCGGATTCGGTCAGGCAGAAGGCGCCGACCTTGTGGCCCTTGGTCAGCATGGGCAGGTACTTGGCCTTCTGGGCCTCGGTGCCGTGGGTGATGATGGGATCGCAGCACAGGCCGTTGTGGGTGGCCACGATGTCGCCGGTGGAGGCGCACTGCTTGGACAGCTCCTCGATGCAGATGGCACTGGCCAGGGGGTCAGCGCCAGCGCCGCCATACTCCTTGGGGACGCACATGCCCATCACGCCCAGGTTGAACAGCTTCTCGATGTTCTCCCGGGGATACTGGCTGGTCTTGTCGGTCTCGGCAGCGATGGGCTTCACTTCATTCTCGGTGAATTCCGCCATCATCTTCCGGACCAGCTGGTGCTCACGGCTGAGATTGAAATCCATGATGTCTTCTCCTTATATTCAAATTTGGAAAACGCAACGATGTATGAAATATTCCGGCAGGTTTGCTTATGAAATTCTGTTTTGCACGAATTCACTTCGGGCAAAACACCTCTGCCCGCCGGGTCGACATGTTCGCTGTGCGAACGTGAGGGGGAAACCGGCGATGCGCCGCCAGCGGCAGAGCAAGCGAGCCGGTTTCGAGGCAGCGGCGCGCTTGGCGGCCCGTCAGGGGCCGGGGATCGCAATGCCGCAACAGTGGGACCTTAGTTCTGGATGCCGGCGATCTCCTTGGCCATCTGCTTCTTGGCCTGGAGGTTGCCCTGGCGGGCGATCATGATGCGCTGGGCCTGGGGAGAGCCCGCGCCGTGCATGGACTCTGTCCGGTAGCCAACGGCGGCCGCGCCCAGGCACAGGTTCTCGATGAACCGCAGGATCCGCTGACGGTCCTCTGTGCTCACACCCTCCCGGGTGGCGAAGAACTTGTTGCAGATCTCCCCGATGGTCTCGCCGTTCCGGCCCACCACCGTGTCGGAGTGGAAGTCCTTCTGGGACGGCATCGTCACCACCAGGCCGCCCGCGATGTCCTCCGCCAGGCGGACGATCTCATAGGGGAACCGAGTCACATTCTGCTTGCACACGTTGGCCAGCAGCAGGTCGATCTGATAGTTGCCCGCCTTCGTCCGGAAGCCCTGAGAGGAGCAGGCGATGCCGCAGCAGTACAGCGTCTCGTTCAGGTGGATCATCTCGATCAGCTTGTCCTTCACCGCGCTGGCCTTCTCCACGCCGTTGTACTCCGCTGCCAGCGCCGCAGCACCGATCAGCGTGTCGCCCACGCCCACCTTGCAGCCGCCGTAGCTCTGCCGGTGGTAGCCCGCGAACCGCTCCACCATCATGCCGGCGAACTCATACTCGCCGTTGAGGAAGATGTACTCGTTGGGGATGAACACGTGGTCCAGCACCACCAGGGCCTCCTGGCCGCCGAACTTCGCGTTGCCCACGTCGATGGACGCGTCCTCCTCCAGCTTCCGGGTATCGCAGCTCTGACGGCCGTAGATCATGTACATGCCCTCGGCGTCTGTCGGGCAGGCGAAGCTCACCGCCCAGTCCTTGTCCGCCTCGCCCATGGAGATGGTGGGCATGAAGATGTGCCAGTGGCTGTTGATGGAGCCGGTCTGGTGGCACTTGGCGCCGCAGACCACGATGCCGTCAGCGCGGCGCTCCACCACATGCACGTACATGTCCGGGTCCGCCTGCTGGCTGGGGGCCTTGGACCGGTCGCCCTTGGGGTCGGTCATGGCGCCGTCCACCGTCAGGTCGTTGTCCTGGACGAAGGTCAGGAACTTCTTGAAGTTTTCGTGATAGCGGGTGCCGTACTTCTCGTCGATCTCATAGGTGGTGGAGAACACGGCGTTGAACGCATCCATACCCACACACCGCTGGAAGCAGGAAGCGGTCTTCTGGCCCAGCAGGCGCTGCATCTTCACCTTGTTGATGAGGTCCTCCGTGGACTGGTGCAGGTGGGTGAAGCGGTTGATGGTGTGGCCCGTCAGGCTGGACTTCACCGTCATCAGGTCGGCATACTGCGGGTCCTGGGCCAGAGCGTAGGTCATGGCCACGCAGTTGATGGACGGGCGGATCATGGGGTGGTCCACCCAGTTCTCAATCTTCTCCCCGAACATATACACCCGGGTATTCAGTTTGCGCAGGCTCTCTACATACTCCTGTGCGGTCATCAATGCCATTTCTTTTTTCCTCCTCAAAAAAATGGGGGTCTTTTACATTTCAATGTGTTCCAGGTGAGCTTCGCCTGCCCGGAACTCCATGGCCCGCGCCACTGGGCGCGGCTCCCTCGCCGTGTGAGGGAGAGGGGGAACCCGGCTCGCTTGATCCGCCGCTGGCGGCGCTTCGCCGGTTTCGAGGCAGCGGCGCGATTTGCGGCCCGGTCAGGGCTGGAAATCGCATTGCTGCGACGGTGGAAATTCTCAGGCTTCCGCCAGTCCCATCAGCTCATCTTTGAAGATGCGCTCGTCCATAAGCTTCAGGTCCTCAGCGATCTTCGGCATGAACTCCATCTGATCCAGCACCTGGGTCTGGAGGTCGATGCCCGGCGCGATCTCGATCAGAGTCACGCCCTCGGGCCGCAGCTCGAACACAGCCCGCTCGGTGATGTACAGAACAGGCTGCTTCACCTGCACGGCATACTTGCCGGAGAAGGTGATGTGCTCCACCTGGTTGACGAACTTCTTCTTGGCGCCCTCCTGGACGATCACCAGCTTGCCGTCCTCGCAGGCAGTCTTCAGGCCCTTGGCGGTGAAGGTGCCGCAATAGACCACCTTCTTGGCATTCTGCGTAATGTCGATGAAGCCGCCGGCGCCAGCCAGACGGGTGCCGAACTTGGACACGTTCAGGTCGCCGTTGGGTGCCGTCTCCGCCAGGCCCAGGAAGGCCACATCCAGGCCGCCGCCCTGGTAGAAGTCAAACTGGACGTTGTGGGGGATGATGGCCATGGAGTTGGCTGCGGCGCCGAACTGGGTGCCGCCCATGGGCACGCCGGCGATGGAGCCGGCCTCCACAGTCAGGGTCATCTTGTCGGAGATGCCCTCCTCCGCCGCCAC
This DNA window, taken from Dysosmobacter welbionis, encodes the following:
- the acrB gene encoding acryloyl-CoA reductase electron transfer subunit gamma; translated protein: MKIIVCVKQVPDTSGKVAVNPDGTLNRASMQTITNPDDMNAVEAALKLKDATGCKVMVVTMGPPPAAGMLRELMAMGADEGVLVSAREFGGSDTYATSQILAAAISTIGVEEDDIVMCGRQAIDGDTAQVGPQIAEKLHLPQVTYAADITKDGNTITVKRMLEDGYMTIKVKTPCLLTCIKELNEPRYMSIDGIYATYNKPLETFDYEKLKDHPLIDATTIGLKGSPTNIFKSFTPPQKGAGKMLEGAGKETCEELASILAAKHII
- the acrA gene encoding acryloyl-CoA reductase electron transfer subunit beta, coding for MSNFNSADIAAFKDVWVFCEQREGKLMPTDFELISKGRDLADELGVNLCGLLLGGEGIESAAKELGGYGADKVLVCESPLLAVYNTDAYAKVICDVIEDLKPEAFLIGATNIGRDLGPRCAARLHTGLCADCTHLDVDVANYIQFLRESSTLDVDSQKWDMEDRNLKMTRPAFGGHLMATIICPRFRPCMATVRPGVMKKNVFDQAKADACEIVKPSFQLSESDLNTEVVEVVKAAKKLVDLIGADYIVSVGRGISKDVEGGIKLAEELADVLGGVVGGSRATIDSGWLSADHQVGQTGKTVHPKVYIALGISGAIQHKAGMQDSECIIAVNKNDTAPIFEIADYGICGDLFKVTPMLIEAIKAAKAAK
- a CDS encoding acyl-CoA dehydrogenase; the protein is MDFNLSREHQLVRKMMAEFTENEVKPIAAETDKTSQYPRENIEKLFNLGVMGMCVPKEYGGAGADPLASAICIEELSKQCASTGDIVATHNGLCCDPIITHGTEAQKAKYLPMLTKGHKVGAFCLTESDAGSDAAKGQTEAKLDGDHYVLNGSKIFITNGYVADVFVVFAMTDKSKGTRGISAFIVESSFPGFSVGKHEEKMGLHGSPTAEIVFTDCIVPKENLLGQEGKGFKIAMQTLDGGRIGIAAQALGIAEGAMEEAMAYTKGRVQFGKPISKFQNTQFTFADMAMRSEAGRLLTYQAAVLKGEGKRFTKEAAMAKLFCSEHAMLTTTKALQMFGGYGYTKDYPLERMMRDAKITEIYEGTSEIQRVVISGNIGL
- a CDS encoding 4-hydroxyphenylacetate 3-hydroxylase family protein; translation: MALMTAQEYVESLRKLNTRVYMFGEKIENWVDHPMIRPSINCVAMTYALAQDPQYADLMTVKSSLTGHTINRFTHLHQSTEDLINKVKMQRLLGQKTASCFQRCVGMDAFNAVFSTTYEIDEKYGTRYHENFKKFLTFVQDNDLTVDGAMTDPKGDRSKAPSQQADPDMYVHVVERRADGIVVCGAKCHQTGSINSHWHIFMPTISMGEADKDWAVSFACPTDAEGMYMIYGRQSCDTRKLEEDASIDVGNAKFGGQEALVVLDHVFIPNEYIFLNGEYEFAGMMVERFAGYHRQSYGGCKVGVGDTLIGAAALAAEYNGVEKASAVKDKLIEMIHLNETLYCCGIACSSQGFRTKAGNYQIDLLLANVCKQNVTRFPYEIVRLAEDIAGGLVVTMPSQKDFHSDTVVGRNGETIGEICNKFFATREGVSTEDRQRILRFIENLCLGAAAVGYRTESMHGAGSPQAQRIMIARQGNLQAKKQMAKEIAGIQN